The Drosophila sechellia strain sech25 chromosome 2L, ASM438219v1, whole genome shotgun sequence region ATTGACAACAACACGAAATACGGCAAACTAAAATGAAGATAAAACTAATAGATTCGGTGGTGCGAAGTTTTAAGGTGGCCAAGATCTTTCGGGAAAACACGGACAAGATCAACGCCATCGATTTTGCGCCCAACGGCGAACATCTAATATCCTGCAGCGAGGATGACCAGATCGTGATCTACGACTGTGAAAAGGGCACGCAGTCGCGTACGGTGAACTCGAAGAAGTATGGAGTGGATTTAATCCACTTTACGCACGCCAACAACACGGCCATCCACAGCTCCACCAAGGTGGACGACACCATACGCTATCTCAGCCTGCACGACAACAAATATCTGCGCTACTTCCCCGGCCACACCAAGAAGGTTATCTCGCTGTGCATTTCGCCGGTGGAGGACACCTTTCTCTCCGGCTCGCTGGACAAGACACTGCGCCTGTGGGACTTACGCTCGCCCAACTGCCAGGGACTGATGCATCTCTCTGGACGACCGATTGCCGCATACGATCCCGAGGGCTTGATCTTCGCCGCAGGCGTCAACTCGGAAAGCATTAAATTGTACGACCTGCGGTCCTTCGACAAAGGTCCCTTCGTCACATTTAAACTTAATC contains the following coding sequences:
- the LOC6611670 gene encoding WD repeat-containing protein 82, which translates into the protein MKIKLIDSVVRSFKVAKIFRENTDKINAIDFAPNGEHLISCSEDDQIVIYDCEKGTQSRTVNSKKYGVDLIHFTHANNTAIHSSTKVDDTIRYLSLHDNKYLRYFPGHTKKVISLCISPVEDTFLSGSLDKTLRLWDLRSPNCQGLMHLSGRPIAAYDPEGLIFAAGVNSESIKLYDLRSFDKGPFVTFKLNQEKECDWTGLKFSRDGKTILISTNGSVIRLVDAFHGTPLQTFTGYPNNKGIPIEASFSPDSQFIFSGSTDGRVHIWNADTGNKVSVLNGDHPGPVQCVQFNPKYMMLASACTNMAFWLPTSEEGL